The sequence AGGAATCTATAATATTGGGACCGGGCGGGCGATCTCCATCCGGGGGCTCTATCGGCTGATGCAGCGGGTAACCGGTGTGGAGGGCGAGCCCGCCCATGGCCCTCCGCGGCCGGGGGACATCCGGCGGATGGTCCTGGACATCCGTCGGGCTCAGGCGGAGCTGGGATGGACCCCACAGGTCGGATTGCCGGAGGGCCTGGCCCAAACCTGGAAATGGGTGAGGGCGGGAAAGCGAGGCCCATGCGCCCCGATGTTCTGATCGGCGTTGTCGCTTCCCCTTCCGGCCATAAGCAGGATGCCTGATGTGTGACCCCTTCTTTACACAGCAGGATCCAGAGGGACCGGAAGACCAGTTTTAGAATTCTCCTGCAAAAAGCTGAGGGATGGGCTGCGTTTCTGAAAAGAGGCTTGCCGGTCTGGCGCTGGGACTGGTGGGATTGGGGCTGATCCTGGGGATCCATCCCTGGATGATGGCCATTTATTACACCGAGCTCGGGGCTCGCGAAGTCGAGGCCGCCCTGCGGCCGGTCTTCCCGGACCGCCTGGCTCCCGAGCAGATTCAGGATCCCGGGCGCTTGGCCCGGGGCATCGCCCACCTTCGGGCGGCTCTGGCGTGGGATCCGCACCATCTCGCCGCCCGGCGTTGGCTGGCTCGGGCCTATGCGGCCCAGAATCAGCCCGACGAAGCGCTCCAGATCCTCGAACCAGCCCTCCTGGATTTTCCTGCAGATCCCCGTGTGGCCCTGGAGCTGGGCGACGTGCTGGATATGCGCGGGGATGTGGAGGGAGCTATCCGGCTTTATGAGCGCGGCCGGATTGGAAGCCGTCGCCTCCCCCTGGTGGCCAATTACTTGAAGCGAGCCGACGATGCGCGCCGCGAGAACCTGGATCTGGCCGCTCGTCTTTATCAACGCGCCCTGGCGTTGGATCCCGGGAATCTGTATGCGTCCTATCGTCTGCTGGAATTCTACCGGCATCTGGGGGATCGGGCGGGCATAGAGGAGATGACCGGGCGATTGCGGCGGTTCGGATCGGAGAGCGTGAGGGTTCGAGTGGATCTGGACTTCCGGCTGCCGCGCGCCGAGGCCTCCGCCATGATCGCTCTGGTCGAGGACGGGATCTGGGATCGGGGAACCCTCCGGCGGGTGATCAGAGCTCAGCTGGCCCTCGCGGCGGAGGGATTGCCGGGTCTGATGGTCGATCAGGCCTTGGAGATCCTCCGGGCGCGTCGTCCTCAGGATCCTCACTGGGTGTTTGATCAGGCGGAGCTGAGGCATCGACGGGGGGAGAAAGGGCAGGCGGAAAGCCTCTATCGGGCGGCTCTGGATCTGGATCCTCACCTTGCCCGGGCATGGCTCCGACTGGGGATGCTAAAAGAGGACGAGGGCAC comes from Thermoflexus sp. and encodes:
- a CDS encoding tetratricopeptide repeat protein, coding for MGCVSEKRLAGLALGLVGLGLILGIHPWMMAIYYTELGAREVEAALRPVFPDRLAPEQIQDPGRLARGIAHLRAALAWDPHHLAARRWLARAYAAQNQPDEALQILEPALLDFPADPRVALELGDVLDMRGDVEGAIRLYERGRIGSRRLPLVANYLKRADDARRENLDLAARLYQRALALDPGNLYASYRLLEFYRHLGDRAGIEEMTGRLRRFGSESVRVRVDLDFRLPRAEASAMIALVEDGIWDRGTLRRVIRAQLALAAEGLPGLMVDQALEILRARRPQDPHWVFDQAELRHRRGEKGQAESLYRAALDLDPHLARAWLRLGMLKEDEGTPEARREAAAFYRRYVEAAPDDLLGWQRWLRACEGLEEDPSCAGSTDGRRYFAERTDDRRLAADLLGIPEPWLGLGENQWAFGDFEKWEGSKPQGWEWSDMSNATPWAPGLFLSIPETLEAYHGQVAARVDGLWTEAQEGRESARAGYWSHSVLVEPGALYLLSFAYRADLAPGSWIGIGLSGYPELRLPDTGGSWRYVGIIARSPESDGQVQLLLRLWGEGEAAFDAVALRTLRIPSDRVPADLPRMTVR